The Drosophila teissieri strain GT53w chromosome X, Prin_Dtei_1.1, whole genome shotgun sequence genome has a segment encoding these proteins:
- the LOC122623025 gene encoding zinc finger SWIM domain-containing protein 8 homolog isoform X2 encodes MDRFSFDDSIRFEEDSLCSWSSEPESLCNNWRGWKKPAAGSGAGNGGLSGMGGMAVAGGSGAPAFGGAGASGSCTPGGSGTAMANTSTCGRHFVSTLAELAARCVASYIPFELVEHVYPPVPEQLQLRIAFWSFPDNEEDIRLYSCLANSSADEFNRGDSLFRLRAVKDPLQIGFHLSASVVNQTPRAYFNVAVTFDRRRISSCNCTCTSSAYWCSHVVAVCLHRIHCPQEVCLRAPVSESLTRLQRDQLQKFAQYLISELPQQILPTAQRLLDELLSAQPTAINTVCGAPDPTAGASINDQTSWYLDEKTLHNNIKRILIKFCLPAPIVFSDVNYLTNSAPPAAAEWSSLLRPLRGREPEGMWNLLSIVREMYRRCDRNAVRLLEIITEECLYCDQILIWWFQTKLALMMGSHGHSGGKHSNTHSNSTALQHACSSLCDEIVALWRLAALNPGLAPDERDMLHAQFTAWHLKILDRVVKSRMMPSSYTNKHQQNSRSETELFIGFKPAIEACYLDWEGYPIPGVTHTHDTNPIYYSPFTCFKHTDLKGESNNPGQLNATQALMSNNKHYNYFSASSDHGMHAGAFKQRLDRPFRESRFYTNPTDMEGGAALAAGGSGRFSTGLGSVAVGGAGAGGLGQISGGVNNSVGGSAASEVNAVQQQLPSGSAGVGASAANGKVVVATDGNRSSASSEGFCENEDFGGDTSSSHNYCPPGQAVVPGQKSALTESDSQSSFDAVSQQSKDEPPVVGVGVAVGVEQALSTSDTSSASSSSSSASTASGSSNSSTSSMLMAGQEATVGVGGAVQQTPRRLSKDESFSSSSDEFNQGAVGGSAGRVAMASAGSGSGAGDAVVGGAGSTAGGDLTPVPSTSAAARAALAASSTAPAISTSSHLASNAAGGLGVLGVGASADQPCTSSAQAARALAAAVAASSDKPHVFSNVRPTEDAWDILLARAEGLHAHGHGGEACILAVRLAEQMLANPPNLLLELPPAPKRKGKKQNVNPISHQLTVVASATLSKCAFLCTVLSENSEHYHIGFRICLFALEMPRPPASTKPLEVKLANQEADILALLKRLPLGSAELQVIRERAEQLRSGTFKTRGEALLPINLATFIFDALVTLSPVGGSTVVPGVASSSGVSSAAGKSMVNPGARLLLYKHNSDESLGFDAAVAALGLKANVSEAEHPLLCEGTRRQRGDLALTLLSHYKDEPRKIAKIMDKLLDRDIHTLLNAPLLPAYYSSNPPVRTRSNQPTRREEHDYGGGSGCASSNCNPVANLCELLPADYGSVGGNSRPHSSTSAELELSMCALSMASSGSQSGGVQGMVPTPNAAGTTGTPSSSSTTASGSQNPNGNPSGSGGGGNGGGGNGGGGGGGGGSTSSRSKESRYKGKRAYPSIPNQPSEASAHFMFELAKNVLTKAGGNSSTSLFTQASTSQNHHGPHRALHMCAFQLGLYALGLHNCVSPNWLSRTYSSHVSWILGQAMEIGAPAISFLIDTWEAHLTPPEAAGMADRASRGWDSNMVYPAAELALSVLPHAAALNPNEIQRAILQCKEQSDLMLERACLTVETAAKGGGVYPEVLFQVARYWYELYMRNTPNNSEFEPHDDTMDHSAVSLSALIESQQQHELQQQQQAVQQQQAVQQQQQVVQQQQQVVQQQQQLGMPNPVVPGGVGPGPGLPVAVPPPVVGSVQNPQAQFQPVGVASLAPLGLAPYPPYSFCQGLYAHHHNLSYPPGQMQMFISAGPPPPPQAYGGYQQPPPQQPPNPQQQQQVVQQQVQQQQQVVQQQQQPVQMGGQAPPGHPGQQGHPGQPPSGFQQQPPPGAFQALPPQAYQAMQAGPPGPPMGPPQGYYGPPPPPPPNGPPGVGVGVGVGVMPMRQHQHQHPVYPFMQQAPPQPQQQQQPPPSQPPVRQRQPHQFTPTQLRYLLAAYNVGMLAMETLARRVHDDRPQAKYARNPPYGEDVKWLLRISKKLGTQYLHQFCICAVNSIVSPFVLHDVAIESAHYLGRNNHQMVMQHLRSALTPLVQKCQQMYIQCIHQKLYHLTQGDYEEFASIVVAARAAFQITPEGSAQFKDWLQSIKRSKSCKKELWTQINAALQSNSK; translated from the exons ATGGACCGCTTCAGCTTCGACGACTCCATCCGCTTCGAGGAGGACTCCCTCTGCAGCTGGAGCTCCGAACCGGAATCGCTGTGCAACAACTGGCGCGGCTGGAAGAAGCCCGCTGCGGGCAGCGGCGCAGGCAATGGCGGCTTGAGCGGCATGGGCGGCATGGCTGTCGCCGGCGGCTCAGGAGCACCAGCGTTCGGAGGAGCAGGTGCCTCCGGTTCCTGCACACCGGGCGGCAGTGGAACGGCCATGGCCAACACATCCACCTGCGGCAGACATTTTG TATCCACATTGGCCGAACTGGCAGCCCGCTGTGTGGCCTCCTACATACCGTTCGAGCTGGTGGAGCACGTGTATCCGCCGGTgccggagcagctgcagctgcgcaTTGCGTTCTGGAGCTTTCCGGACAACGAGGAGGACATCCGGCTCTATTCCTGCCTGGCCAATAGCTCGGCGGACGAGTTCAATCGCGGCGACTCGTTGTTTCGGTTGCGTGCTGTCAAGGATCCGCTGCAAATAG GCTTTCACCTATCGGCCAGCGTGGTCAATCAGACGCCGCGTGCATACTTCAATGTGGCCGTCACCTTTGACCGCCGACGCATCTCCTCTTGCAACTGCACCTGCACGTCGTCCGCCTACTGGTGCTCCCACGTAGTCGCCGTTTGTCTGCATCGCATCCATTGC CCCCAGGAGGTCTGTCTGCGAGCTCCGGTATCAGAGTCATTAACTCGCCTCCAGCGCGACCAGCTGCAAAAGTTCGCCCAGTATCTGATCAGCGAGCTGCCTCAGCAGATCCTGCCGACGGCCCAGCGGCTCCTGGATGAGTTGCTCAGCGCCCAGCCAACGGCGATCAACACTGTGTGCGGTGCACCCGATCCCACGGCTGGGGCCTCGATCAACGACCAGACCAGCTGGTATCTGGACGAGAAGACGCTGCATAACAACATTAAACGGATCCTCATCAAGTTCTGTTTGCCCGCCCCGATTGTGTTTAG CGATGTGAACTATCTGACGAACTCGGCTCCCCCAGCGGCGGCCGAGTGGAGCTCGCTACTCCGACCGCTGCGAGGACGTGAGCCGGAGGGCATGTGGAATCTGCTATCGATCGTACGCGAGATGTACAGGCGCTGCGATCGAAACGCAGTGCGTCTGCTGGAGATCATCACGGAGGAGTGCTTGTACTGCGATCAGATACTCATCTGGTGGTTCCAGACCAAGCTGGCGCTGATGATGGGCTCCCACGGACACTCGGGCGGTAAGCACTCCAACACACACTCCAACTCCACGGCTCTGCAGCATGCTTGCAGTTCGCTGTGCGACGAAATCGTGGCACTGTGGCGATTGGCAGCGCTCAATCCCGGCCTGGCGCCGGATGAGCGGGATATGCTGCACGCGCAGTTCACGGCTTGGCATCTAAAGATTCTTGACCGGGTGGTCAAGAGCCGAATGATGCCGTCGTCGTACACCAACAAGCACCAACAGAACTCGAGATCCGAGACGGAACTGTTCATCGGCTTTAAGCCGGCAATCGAGGCGTGCTACTTGGACTGGGAGGGCTACCCCATTCCGGGAGTGACGCACACCCACGACACTAATCCCATCTACTACTCGCCGTTCACTTGCTTCAAGCACACGGACCTCAAGGGCGAGTCCAACAATCCCGGCCAGCTGAATGCCACCCAAGCGCTGATGTCGAACAACAAGCACTACAATTACTTCAGTGCCTCCAGCGATCATGGCATGCACGCTGGAGCCTTCAAGCAGAGGCTGGACCGGCCTTTTCGTGAGTCGCGATTCTATACAAATCCGACCGATATGGAGGGAGGAGCAGCGTTGGCGGCCGGAGGATCTGGCAGATTTTCCACGGGACTGGGTTCCGTTGCTGTGGGAGGAGCTGGTGCAGGTGGTTTGGGTCAGATAAGCGGAGGAGTAAACAACTCGGTTGGAGGGTCAGCGGCCTCCGAAGTGAATgccgtgcagcagcagctgcccagTGGCTCGGCGGGAGTCGGTGCCTCTGCGGCAAATGGCAAGGTGGTGGTAGCAACGGATGGCAATCGTTCGAGTGCCAGCAGCGAGGGATTCTGCGAGAATGAAGATTTCGGCGGCGACACCAGCAGCAGTCACAACTACTGTCCACCTGGACAGGCGGTTGTGCCTGGCCAGAAATCGGCACTCACAGAGTCGGATTCGCAGAGTAGTTTCGATGCAGTGTCGCAGCAGAGCAAGGATGAGCCACCAGTCGTcggagtgggtgtggcagtggGTGTTGAACAAGCTCTTTCCACATCGGACACTTCGTCGGCCTCCTCCTCATCTTCATCTGCTTCTACAGCTTCGGGGAGCTCCAATAGTTCCACTTCCTCCATGCTGATGGCTGGACAGGAGGCGACTGTTGGGGTTGGTGGCGCTGTGCAGCAAACACCTCGTCGCCTCAGCAAGGATGAATCCTttagcagcagcagtgacGAGTTCAACCAAGGGGCCGTGGGTGGATCTGCAGGTCGAGTGGCTATGGCCTCCGCCGGAAGCGGATCAGGTGCTGGCGACGCAGTAGTGGGAGGAGCGGGATCAACAGCTGGCGGAGATCTGACGCCGGTGCCAAGTACGTCGGCCGCTGCCCGAGCTGCCTTGGCCGCCAGCTCCACTGCGCCCGCGATTTCTACTTCATCTCATCTCGCAAGCAACGCCGCTGGAGGCTTGGGAGTGCTGGGTGTGGGTGCTTCGGCAGACCAGCCTTGCACCTCATCCGCGCAAGCTGCACGAGCTCTGgcagctgcagtggctgctTCCAGCGACAAGCCGCATGTATTCTCCAATGTGCGGCCCACAGAGGACGCCTGGGACATACTGCTGGCCAGAGCCGAGGGTCTGCATGCCCACGGTCACGGAGGTGAGGCTTGCATCCTGGCCGTTCGTCTGGCGGAGCAAATGCTGGCCAATCCGCCTAACCTTCTGCTGGAACTGCCACCCGCACCCAAGAGGAAGGGCAAGAAGCAAAACGTGAATCCCATCTCGCATCAGCTGACAGTTGTGGCCTCTGCTACGCTGTCCAAGTGTGCTTTTCTCTGCACAGTGCTGTCGGAGAACTCTGAACACTACCACATCGGATTTCGGATATGCCTGTTCGCCTTGGAGATGCCGCGACCGCCAGCCAGCACCAAGCCCCTGGAGGTCAAGCTGGCCAACCAGGAGGCGGACATACTGGCTCTACTGAAGCGCCTGCCGCTGGGATCCGCGGAGCTACAAGTTATCCGAGAGCGAGCTGAGCAACTGCGCAGCGGCACCTTTAAGACGCGAGGAGAGGCCCTGTTGCCGATTAACCTGGCCACGTTTATTTTCGATGCCCTGGTTACCCTTAGTCCTGTAGGCGGATCCACAGTTGTCCCTGGAGTGGCATCCTCTAGCGGTGTATCAAGTGCGGCAGGCAAATCGATGGTCAATCCAGGCGCACGTTTGCTGCTTTACAAGCACAACAGCGATGAGAGTCTTGGATTCGATGCTGCAGTCGCTGCCTTGGGACTGAAAGCCAATGTCTCGGAAGCAGAGCATCCGTTGTTGTGCGAAGGAACCCGCCGGCAGCGCGGTGATCTTGCCCTCACATTGCTTTCCCATTACAAGGATGAGCCCCGCAAGATAGCCAAGATCATGGATAAGCTGCTGGACAGGGACATACACACGCTTCTGAATGCCCCACTCCTGCCCGCTTACTACTCGAGTAATCCGCCAGTGAGGACGCGAAGTAATCAGCCAACGCGCAGGGAGGAGCACGATTATGGAGGCGGCTCTGGATGCGCCTCCTCCAACTGCAATCCGGTAGCCAATTTGTGTGAGCTTCTGCCGGCGGATTACGGCAGTGTGGGTGGAAACAGTCGACCTCACAGCTCCACGAGTGCCGAACTGGAACTGAGCATGTGCGCCCTAAGCATGGCCAGCAGTGGCAGTCAATCGGGTGGCGTGCAGGGCATGGTGCCCACACCGAATGCAGCGGGAACCACAGGAACACCCAGTTCCAGCAGCACGACGGCCAGCGGGAGCCAGAATCCCAATGGTAATCCCAGTGGtagcggtggtggtggtaatggcggcggtggcaacggaggcggcggcggtggtggtggaggcTCCACCAGTAGCCGCAGTAAGGAAAGCCGCTACAAGGGTAAAAGAGCATATCCCTCGATACCTAACCAGCCATCGGAAGCCAGTGCCCACTTCATGTTCGAGCTGGCCAAGAACGTGCTTACCAAGGCCGGCGGCAATAGTTCCACATCGTTGTTCACCCAGGCGAGCACCAGCCAGAATCACCATGGACCGCACCGTGCGCTCCACATGTGCGCTTTCCAATTGGGGCTATATGCCCTCGGTCTGCACAATTGTGTGAGTCCCAATTGGCTATCGAGGACGTACTCGTCGCACGTCTCCTGGATCCTGGGACAAGCCATGGAGATTGGTGCGCCGGCGATAAGTTTTCTGATCGACACTTGGGAGGCGCACCTCACGCCTCCCGAGGCGGCTGGCATGGCCGATCGCGCGTCGCGTGGATGGGACAGTAACATGGTCTATCCGGCTGCGGAGCTTGCTCTGTCCGTTCTGCCCCACGCAGCTGCCCTCAATCCCAACGAGATCCAGCGTGCGATCCTGCAGTGCAAGGAGCAAAGCGATCTGATGTTGGAGCGCGCCTGTCTCACGGTGGAGACAGCTGCCAAGGGCGGCGGCGTCTATCCGGAGGTGCTGTTCCAGGTGGCCCGCTACTGGTACGAGTTGTACATGCGGAACACGCCGAACAACAGCGAATTTGAGCCGCACGACGACACCATGGACCACTCGGCCGTGAGTCTGAGCGCCCTGATCGAGTCCCAGCAACAGCAcgagctccagcagcagcaacaggcagtgcagcagcaacaggccgttcagcagcaacagcaggtggtgcagcaacagcagcaggtggtgcagcagcagcaacagcttgGCATGCCCAATCCCGTGGTGCCAGGCGGCGTGGGACCCGGACCCGGACTCCCCGTAGCAGTGCCGCCACCAGTAGTTGGTTCTGTGCAGAATCCACAGGCGCAATTCCAACCCGTGGGCGTCGCCTCCCTGGCTCCCCTCGGACTGGCGCCGTATCCACCGTACAGCTTCTGCCAGGGCTTGTATGCGCACCATCACAACCTAAGCTATCCGCCTGGTCAGATGCAGATGTTCATTTCGGCAggaccgccgccgccaccgcaaGCATACGGTGGCTaccagcagccgccgccgcagcagccgcccaatccgcagcaacagcagcaggttgTGCaacagcaggtgcagcagcagcagcaggtggtgcaacagcaacagcagccggtTCAGATGGGAGGTCAGGCGCCACCAGGTCACCCCGGGCAGCAAGGTCATCCGGGCCAACCGCCCTCTGGCTTCCAGCAGCAACCACCGCCTGGAGCATTCCAGGCGCTGCCGCCGCAGGCCTATCAGGCAATGCAAGCGGGTCCTCCGGGTCCGCCGATGGGTCCGCCCCAGGGCTACTATGGTCCtcccccaccaccacctccgAACGGACCACCCGGCGTGGGCGtcggcgttggagtgggcgtgatGCCAATGCGCCAGCATCAGCACCAACATCCCGTTTACCCCTTCATGCAACAGGCGCCgccgcaaccgcagcagcagcaacaacctcCGCCCTCGCAGCCACCCGTGCGACAACGACAACCGCATCAGTTTAC ACCCACCCAGTTGCGATATCTGCTGGCTGCCTATAACGTAGGCATGCTGGCCATGGAGACATTGGCGCGACGCGTCCACGACGATCGGCCGCAGGCGAAGTATGCCCGGAATCCGCCGTACGGCGAGGATGTGAAATGGTTGCTGCGAATCAGCAAGAAACTGGGCACCCAGTATCTGCACCAGTTCTGCATCTGTGCGGTCAACTCGATCGTGAGTCCGTTCGTGCTGCACGACGTGGCCATTGAGTCCGCCCACTACCTGGGCAGGAACAACCACCAGATGGTGATGCAGCACCTGCGTTCTGCGCTCACGCCTCTCGTCCAGAAGTGCCAGCAGAT GTACATCCAATGCATCCACCAGAAGCTGTACCATCTGACCCAGGGCGACTATGAGGAGTTTGCCAGCATTGTGGTGGCGGCACGCGCCGCTTTCCAGATTACACCGGAGGGGAGCGCGCAATTCAAGGACTGGCTGCAGTCTATCAAGCG TTCGAAATCGTGCAAGAAAGAGCTGTGGACCCAGATCAATGCGGCCCTACAGAGCAACTCCAAATGA